A region from the Serinus canaria isolate serCan28SL12 chromosome 10, serCan2020, whole genome shotgun sequence genome encodes:
- the LOC115484149 gene encoding SNW domain-containing protein 1-like yields the protein MALSSFLPAPAQLSQDQVELEARAGAQRSRQTALVSSQRQPPPYGYRKGWIPRALEDFGDGGAFPEVHVAQYPLDMGQKKKSSNALALQVDAEGRIKYDAIARQGQAKDKVIYSKYSDLVPKEVMNVDGPELQRPEEKAVREITKKTRAALEKLVSQKVAAALPAGAAEKAAPAQYIRYTPSQQGAAFNSGARQRVIRVVEMQKDPLEPPRFKSNKKIPRGPPSPPAPVLHSPSRKLTVKEQQEWKIPPCISNWKNGKGYTVPLDKRLAADGRGLQSVRINENFAKLAEALYIADRKAREAVEMRAQVERKMAQKEKEKQEEKLREMAQKARERRAGIKTRVEQEDGEARARDEIRHDRRKERQHERNLSRAAPDKRSKLQRNETRDISEVIALGVPSRRPSNEIQYDQRLFNQSKGMDSGFAGGEDEIYNVYDQPWRGGKDLAQNIYRPSKNMDKDVYGDDLEARIKTSRFVPDKDFSNLDHNSRGRSRDGPVQFEEDPFGLDKFLEEAKQHGGSKRPPDSSCPKEHNLQSKKRRKD from the coding sequence ATGGCACTCAGCAGCTTtttgccagctccagcccagctgtcccaaGATCAGGTGGAACTAGAAGCAagagcaggagctcagagaTCCAGGCAGACTGCTCTGGTCTCCTCACAAAGGCAACCTCCCCCCTATGGTTACCGGAAAGGATGGATACCAAGGGCGCTAGAGGATTTTGGAGATGGGGGTGCCTTCCCAGAAGTTCATGTGGCCCAATATCCGTTGGATATGGGTCAAAAGAAGAAATCTTCCAATGCTTTGGCTCTTCAGGTGGATGCagaaggaagaataaaatacGATGCAATTGCTCGACAAGGACAGGCAAAGGACAAGGTTATTTACAGCAAGTACTCAGATCTTGTGCCAAAAGAGGTCATGAATGTGGATGGTCCTGAACTGCAAAGACCGGAGGAGAAGGCAGTTAGAGAGATAACCAAGAAGACAAGAGCAGCCTTGGAGAAATTAGTCTCCCAAAAAgttgcagcagccctgccagctggagctgctgagaaggcagctcctgcacagtACATTCGGTACACGCCATCCCAGCAAGGAGCTGCCTTCAACTCTGGAGCAAGGCAGAGAGTTATTCGGGTGGTGGAAATGCAGAAGGACCCTCTGGAGCCTCCAAGATTCAAGAGTAACAAGAAGATTCCACGAGGACCACCGTCTCCTCCAGCACCCGTCCTGCACTCTCCAAGTAGAAAGCTGACTGTGAAAGAGCAGCAAGAGTGGAAAATTCCTCCGTGCATTTCAAACTGGAAGAACGGAAAGGGTTACACCGTTCCCTTGGATAAGCGTCTGGCTGCAGATGGCAGAGGATTGCAGAGCGTTCGTATCAATGAAAACTTTGCCAAGCTTGCTGAGGCGCTCTACATTGCTGACAGAAAGGCTCGTGAGGCAGTAGAGATGCGTGCCCAGGTGGAGAGGAAGATggctcagaaagaaaaggagaaacaggaggaaaagctccGAGAAATGGCCCAGAAagccagggagaggagagcagggatcAAAACCCGTGTTGAGCAAGAGGATGGAGAAGCTCGAGCAAGAGACGAAATCAGACATGACCGGCGCAAAGAGAGACAGCACGAGAGAAATCTTTCCCGGGCAGCCCCTGATAAAAGGtcaaagctgcagagaaatgagACCAGAGACATCAGTGAAGTTATtgccctgggggtgcccagCCGCAGGCCATCCAATGAAATCCAGTATGACCAGAGGCTGTTCAACCAGAGCAAGGGGATGGACAGTGGCTTTGCTGGAGGAGAGGATGAAATTTATAATGTTTATGACCAGCCATGGAGAGGTGGCAAGGATCTGGCCCAAAACATCTACAGGCCAAGTAAAAATATGGATAAGGACGTGTATGGAGATGATCTAGAGGCTCGAATAAAGACCAGCAGGTTTGTTCCTGACAAAGACTTCTCCAACTTGGATCAtaacagcagaggcaggagcagagatggacCAGTTCAATTTGAGGAGGATCCATTTGGTTTGGACAAGTTTCTGGAAGAAGCTAAGCAGCACGGTGGTTCCAAACGGCCACCAGACAGCAGCTGCCCTAAGGAGCACAACCTTCAGAGcaaaaagaggaggaaggactGA